One segment of Solanum lycopersicum chromosome 1, SLM_r2.1 DNA contains the following:
- the LOC138343291 gene encoding uncharacterized protein has translation MDPAVQNDVALVVGGQVAPVVVLTEDEQRRYERFRKVDPPQFQGSFFPVHCERRQRGRINGEREREEFGDLKRARLSIQLHGDSSGGRGSQGEFLDVFHSDLPGVPPDRDINFAIDLESGTKPISIPPYFMAPTKFVSPWGAFVFFVKKKDWTMRMYIDYKQLNKLKIRASDIPKTAFRTQYGHYEFLVMSFGFTNTPEAFMELMNEKGKVIAYASRQLKSHEKNFPTHDLELAVVVFVLNLWRHYLYGVHCEIFTNHRSLNYIFSQMNLNLRQRRWLELLKDYDMTILYHPRKANVVADALSRKTPSMGSLASLSIEEIRLARDVQMLANSLVRLQILKESDGMIAFIEARSSLVE, from the exons ATGGATCCCGCGGTTCAGAATGATGTTGCACTAGTAGTTGGGGGTCAAGTCGCACCGGTGGTTGTTttgacagaggatgagcagcgtaggtatgagagatttcgaaaggtggacccacctcagtttcagg GGAGCTTCTttccagtccattgtgagcgccgccaaagaggcagaattaatggagagagagagagagaggagtttggggacctTAAAAGGGCTCGTTTATCAATTCAGCTTCATGGTGACTCATCTGGAGGCAGGGGATCACAGgga gagtttctcgatgtatttcattctgatcttccaggtgttcctcccgatagggatatcaattttgctattgatttggagtcgggcactaagcctatttctatccctccataTTTTATGGCCCCAACAAAGTT tgtatcaccttggggtgcatttgtattttttgtgaagaagaaggattggACTATGAGGATGTATATTGATTATaaacagttgaacaag ttgaagattagagcatcagatatccctaagacagcttttcggactcagtatgggcattatgagttcctagtgatgtcctttggatTTACTAATACCCCTGaagcattcatggagttgatgaatgag aaggggaaagtgattgcttatgcttctaggcaattgaagtcccatgagaagaacttCCCTACccatgacttggagttggcggttgtggtatttgtacttaacttatggcgtcattatttgtatggagtgcattgtgagatcttcactaaTCATCGGAGTCTTAATTATATCTTTAGTCAGAtgaatttgaacttgaggcagcggagatggcttgagttgctgaaggactatgatatgaccattctgtatcatccaaGGAAGGCTAATGTTGTcgctgatgctttgagtaggaagactcctagcatggggagtcttgcatctCTTAGTATTGAGGAGATACgattggctagagatgttcagatgttagctaacagtcttgtccgatTGCAGATTTTAAaagagagtgatgggatgattgcttttattgaggctcggtcttctttagtcgagTAG